The proteins below come from a single Corylus avellana chromosome ca3, CavTom2PMs-1.0 genomic window:
- the LOC132176608 gene encoding UDP-galactose/UDP-glucose transporter 4-like yields MKSEEQVRSLFGISLSGRPIWQQFLICSSGFFFGYLVNGICEEFVYNRLKFSYGWYFTFVQGFVYLILMSLQGFSTKQMVNPWKTYVKLSAVLMGSHGLTKGSLAFLNYPAQIMFKSTKVLPVMIMGAFIPGLRRKYPLHEYISAMLLVLGLILFTLADAQTSPNFSIFGVLMISGALIMDAFLGNLQEAIFTMNPDTTQTEMLFCSTVVGLPFLVPPMILTGELFRAWNSCSQHPYVYGVLVFEAMATYIGQVSVLSLIAIFGAATTAMITTARKAVTLLLSYLIFTKPLTEQHATGLLLIAMGIIVKMLPDNKLPGRSSVASTVLKERRLSIKEDKSLLENGGGIEEEQRPLV; encoded by the exons atgaagagcgAAGAGCAAGTCAGGTCCCTCTTCGGGATTTCGCTCTCCGGTCGGCCTATATGGCAGCAATTCCTCATTTGCTCTTCTGGGTTCTTCTTTGGCTACCTCGTTAATGGAATTTGTGAG GAATTCGTGTATAATCGACTCAAATTCAG CTACGGTTGGTATTTCACCTTTGTGCAAGGATTTGTCTACCTGATACTCATGTCCTTACAAGGATTCAGCACCAAGCAAATGGTTAACCCTTGGAAGACATATGTGAAACTCTCTGCTGTTCTTATGGGTTCTCATGGATTAACTAAGGGGTCCTTGGCATTTCTTAATTATCCGGCACAGATCATGTTCAAATCCACAAAG GTCCTGCCGGTCATGATAATGGGTGCCTTCATTCCTGGCTTGAGAAGGAAATACCCGTTACACGAATACATCTCTGCGATGCTTCTAGTACTCGGTCTTATCCTTTTCACCTTAGCAGATGCGCAGACATCCCCtaattttagcatttttggcGTTTTAATGATATCGGGTGCTCTGATCATGGATGCCTTTCTGGGAAATTTACAAGAAGCAATTTTTACCATGAATCCTGATACCACACAG ACGGAGATGCTATTCTGCTCAACAGTTGTCGGGCTGCCTTTCTTAGTCCCTCCCATGATTCTCACAGGAGAGCTGTTTAGGGCTTGGAATTCTTGTTCACAA CATCCTTATGTGTACGGGGTATTAGTGTTTGAAGCCATGGCCACATACATCGGGCAAGTGTCTGTTTTATCCCTCATTGCCATTTTTGGGGCTGCCACCACTGCCATG ATAACAACTGCTAGAAAGGCAGTCACCCTGTTACTGTCATACTTGATATTTACAAAGCCATTGACTGAACAGCACGCCACAGGGCTGTTGCTCATAGCCATGGGAATCATAGTGAAGATGTTGCCTGATAACAAACTGCCAGGTAGGAGTTCAGTGGCATCCACTGTTTTGAAGGAGAGAAGACTGTCCATCAAAGAAGACAAAAGCTTGCTAGAAAATGGGGGTGGTATAGAGGAAGAGCAAAGGCCTTTAGTTTGA
- the LOC132175497 gene encoding uncharacterized protein LOC132175497, translating into MNGTKRFGVPDSNPETNDSAFRKKRLMEGSTFDGHRAESSQQLTATTTLDMQRAKSSRQHVRALNTQFASWVQAQLKNHPDELWEDGVRDYLAHASNIMEKFSDVVNWLKVNAANGGSLSGAESRTTENKMVPETKNSGINLPQEKAGFTPSGTTNFAKSWGAGVFSKSQSSGVTPVSTPTPFATSMSSAVFSNSQTHGSTLAGTATLFSNSFKSGVFSNSQAPGSSPAGTTTTFAKPLSSGVFSNSETSRSTPAGTATTFATSLSSGVFSKSQSLGFTSVGTTASFATSWSSGVSSNIQTPVLFGGSQSSVTAIQSSVPTNHDASDDADGENELEQPSSPSVKKSEEKGIVVVHEIKCKLYVKPSDPADKDAWKDKGMGQLYIKCKEGVDKGTKESKPTIVVRNDVGKLLLNALLYPGIKTNLQKNSVVAIFHSLGDNDGNDGGNNSVVARTFLIRTKTEEDRNKLATAIQEYAPAS; encoded by the exons ATGAACGGAACGAAACGTTTCGGCGTGCCCGACTCGAACCCCGAGACGAACGACTCGGCC TTCCGGAAAAAAAGACTAATGGAAGGATCTACATTTGATGGTCATAGGGCAGAATCATCTCAACAGTTGACAGCAACAACTACGTTGGATATGCAACGGGCTAAGTCATCTCGGCAGCATGTGAGAGCTCTAAATACCCAGTTTGCAAG TTGGGTGCAAGCACAATTGAAGAACCATCCTGATGAACTTTGGGAAGATGGTGTCCGGGACTACCTAGCTCATGCTTCGAACATTATG GAGAAGTTTAGTGATGTTGTCAACTGGCTCAAAGTAAATGCAGCAAATGGAGGTAGCTTGTCTGGTGCGGAATCTCGAACCACTGAAAATAAAATGGTGCCTGAAACCAAGAATAGTGGGATAAATTTACCTCAAGAGAAAGCTGGATTTACTCCATCGGGTACCACTAACTTTGCAAAGTCATGGGGTGCTGGGGTATTTTCCAAAAGTCAAAGCTCCGGGGTTACTCCTGTGAGCACACCAACACCATTTGCAACTTCAATGAGCTCTGCAGTATTTTCAAACAGTCAAACCCATGGGTCTACTCTAGCAGGAACAGCtacattgttttcaaattcatttaAATCTGGAGTATTTTCAAACAGTCAAGCCCCTGGATCTTCTCCAGCAGGCACAACCACAACCTTTGCAAAACCATTGAGCTCTGGAGTATTTTCAAATAGTGAAACCTCTAGATCTACTCCAGCAGGCACAGCCACTACTTTTGCAACTTCATTGAGCTCTGGAGTATTTTCAAAGAGTCAAAGCCTTGGGTTTACTTCCGTGGGTACAACTGCAAGCTTTGCAACTTCATGGAGCTCTGGAGTATCCTCGAACATTCAAACTCCTGTCTTGTTTGgtg gGAGTCAAAGTTCAGTCACTGCTATTCAAAGTTCGGTTCCCACAAACCATGATGCTTCAGACGATGCAGATGGTG aAAATGAGTTGGAGCAGCCTAGCAGCCCATCTGTTAAAAAGTCTGAAGAGAAGGGCATAGTTGTAGTTCATGAAATCAAGTGCAAGCTTTATGTAAAG CCAAGTGATCCAGCAGATAAAGATGCATGGAAAGATAAAGGCATGGGGCAGCTTTACATTAAATGCAAAGAGGGTGTCGACAAGGGTACAAAAGAATCCAAACCAACCATTGTTGTTAGAAATGAT GTTGGGAAACTGCTGCTTAATGCTTTGCTGTATCCTGGCATCAAGACAAATTTACAGAAGAACTCCGTCGTTGCAATATTTCATTCTTTG gGCGATAATGATGGAAATGATGGTGGCAATAACAGCGTCGTCGCACGTACCTTCTTAATTCGGACAAAAACAGAGGAGGATCGAAATAAACTGGCAACAGCCATTCAAGAGTATGCCCCGGCATCATGA